The Candidatus Binataceae bacterium genome segment GCCGCTCGTGACACCACCAATTTGATACAAGAAATCCATGTGCCAGGAAGCCCGGCGAAATTCACCGTCGGTTACGGCGCGCAAACCGATTTCCTGCTGGGTCGTTACCGCACTTCTGATCGCATCGTCCTCGATCTGACGCAATTGGGCGGGTGAAATGCGGCCAGCCCTGAGATCCTCGCGAGCCTTTAGTAGCGGGGGCGGCCGCAGCAAACTGCCTACGTGATCGGCAGGGAACGGTGGCTTGACCTCGCGCTCCATATTTCTCCGCGAAAGATGCGCGCGGCAGTTTCATGCGCACCGAGTCACTATCAGGTGGATACCGCCGCGCGGTCCCCAATGTACGCCAGTCCTTCGTGGGTACCCAACCGCCGTGAAAACGATATGGAACGCGATTATGTTAGCCTCACTCTCGCTAGGGGATCGCCGAGAACTCGTGTGCGTGCTGGATCCCCACACGACGGCGCTGAGCCGCTACGGAATTGGCTACTCCAGGATCGTGGAAGCTTTCGCCCTTTCAACGTAGTCGCTCTCCGCGTGGGCTAGGATGACGCCGGCTTCGCGCGCCGCCCTCGCGGCAGCCGCGACTTTCGCCACATAGGCATCATGGCTCGGATAGAGCTTTTTGAGCTTAGCGGGAGGGAATGGCTGGGTGGATCCCACCAGTGCTTCCAGGCCCGCCCCCGCGTTGTATCCGGTATTGCAGCCCGTCGGCACCTGGACATCCGGCAGGCGCACACCGCCCTTGGCAATGCCGTGTTCGTCACGATCGATTGCAGGCGGATTTCCGGACACTGCGATCAGCGGTTGTCTGGCTGGTGGTACGCCACCTTCTATCCAGCGGTTGAGGTGAGCGATTGCCGCGTCGGCCGCAGGGCTCCACATCACGACGCTGGGTCGGGCCTCGCCGAACTGATTGACAAAGACGCCATCGCGCTTGGTCTTGTGCTCCATGAGTTCAGTCATCCCCTGGGGGCCATGCGAGGAACCGGCAACTTCCCAGGGAAACGGAATTTATCGGTGTCGGGTTGCCGGCATGGAAAGCAGCCCAAGGTCTCGCTTTCCGAATTAACCAGCAGGACGGGAACGTTTAGGTCGTCGCGAACTTGGTGAAGGGTCGCATCAACTTGGCGAGCTCTCCGGGAGGCATGGCAAAGATCTTATTTGGATAGAGTACGGTGTCGTCGAAACCCGAAGCCATTCCACCGATGATGAGCGGCAGGAAGGCGTCAAACACACGCTCCTTCGGTGAAATCCCATTTATATAAGCGACGATGCGCGCACCCGATTGGGAGGCACCGGTGGCTATCAGGTTGCCCACCTTCAGACCGCCCATGGGATCGACGGCGAGGTTGCGATCTGGTCCCACGGCGCGTCCCGCCTGGGTGAAGATATCGTACGAATATGAGTCACCTGGATGGGACAGGGAGCCATACGGTTGGGCGTCCCAGACCGGCGGCGCACCAAGCTGGCTGCGCAGATCGAACGGATCGCGCTTTCACTGTTTGTCAAGCGCGGAATCAGCGCCGTCACCGTAGACGAGATCGCAGACGCGGCGGACATTTCGAGACGTACATTTTTCGCTTCGCCAGCAAGGAGGACTTGCTGCTCGGCGATCGCCAGCGTTACGACGACAGTTTGGCAAGGACCCTCGCGAAGGAACAACCCAGCCCGTCTGCGGTCCGCATGCTGCGGGACATCCTCGTTGAAATGAGCCGCGAGGTCGAAGCCGAGGCGGATATCGCGCGGCTTCGCTTGGAACTATTTCGCAAATATCCCGAAGAGATGAGCGGAGCGTTTGAACAACAAAGGGCGTGGAATTCGACCTTCACCGAGATGGTCGCCGAGCGCATGGGACTCGATCACTCTCATGACATGCGCCCCGCTGTGATAGTTGGCGTGATGATGTCCGCAGGAAATGTGGCGTTGCACAACTGGTTCGTAAGAGGCGCAAAAACAGCCTTTACGCGAACTCGTCGAAGCGGCGCTGGACCAGACGATCGCGGGCCTGGGATTCGACGTCGCATTGGCAGCCTGGGTAGCGGTTCCAGTACCAGGTGCCCCCGAAGTCGCCCCCGGCTTCGATGACACGGACGCCCTCGATACCTGCTTCGTGCAGTCGCGCACCAGCCAGTAGACCGCAGAAACCGCAACCGATGATCGCCACTTCGATTTCGTCGGTAAGCGGCTCACGGGTGAATCCGGGCTCGATATAAGGATCCACCTCGAAGTAGCGCGCAAATTGCCCGGTCGTCTCGATGTATTGCGCACTGCCGTCTGGACGCAAGCGCTTGTCGCGCTCCTGCCGGTACTTTTCGCGCAGAGCGTTAGCATCGAATTCCATTCCGGGATCGGGAATCTGCTCGGTCTTTCCCATTTCTCGTCTCCTTTTCGCGTGCGCGCCGGATTCGGCTTATCTATCGTATTTCTTCAAGACTCGAGGGGTTCTGGGAAAACTCTCAAACTCTATCTACCTTCCGCTCATCGAGGAACTCGGGTACATGCCGAAGGAGAAGTACGCCTATGCCACGGAAATCCTCGAACACTCACAGCGCATAGGGCGGGCGTATGGCCTCTACGAGAAAACGTTATTCCAGACCCGGGTCTCGGGGCTGCGCTGGGATGAGTCGATCCGGCGCCCGAATCGTCCGGACCAACCGCGACGACGCGATCAAAGCGCGATTTGTCATCATGGCAGCGGGCGCTGTCAGCAAGGCCAAGCTTCCAGGCGTCGCCGGCCTCAGACATTCGAGGGTCACAGTTTTCACACCACGCGGTGGGACTACAACTATACGGGCGGCGACACTACCGGAAACCTGTACAACCTGGGCGACAAGAGCGTCGCGATCATTGGCACGGGCGCGACGGCTATCCAGTGTGTGCCTTTTGTCGGTAAATACGCCAAGCACACCTATGTGTTCCAGCGGACTCCGTCCTCGGTAGACCTGCGCGGCAACAAGCCGACAGACCCCAAATGGGTCGCGTCGCTCAAACCCGGCTGGCAACGTCAACGGGCGGAGAATTTCGCCAAAATTATCTCGGGCCGCCCGGTCACCGAGGATCTCGTCAATGACGGCTGGGCCGACATCTTTCGCAACAACATCGCCTCGGGGTTCGTGCTCAGTTCCAAGCGGGCGCAGGCCGGGCCCGAAGACATGGCGTTACGTGCTGAGCTGGCGGACTTCGCCAAGATGAACAGAATTCGCACGCGGGTAGACCAGGTCGTGCAAAACCAGGAGGTCGCCGAGGCTCTCAAACCCTGGTACCGTCTGTTCTGCAAGCGGCCGACCTTCAACGACGAATATCTTCCTACATTCAACCTGCCCAACGTGACGCTGGTCGATGTCAGCGCGGCCAAGGGGGTGGAACGAATCACCAAAAAAGGCGTGGTCGCCAATGGCGTCGAATACGAAGTCGATTACATCATCTATGCAACCGGTTTTGAGACCACCGGCGCGGTTAGAAGCGCTCGCTTCCGAACCTATGGGCGCGATGGCCGATCACTTTCCGAATACTATGCAAATGGTCTCCGTACCCTTCATGGTCACTCAACCAGCGGCTTTCCAAACTGGTTCTTCATCGGCGTCGGGCAGAATGCTCTGTCCGCGAACATGACCTCGATGTTTGATGATCAGGCCAAGCACCTTGCGTACATCATCAAAGAAGTGCGAAGCCGGGGCGCGGTGGTAGTGGAGGCGACACCGGAAGCCGAAAAAGCGTGGGTAGATACGATTCGCAGCCTCGCGGGAAACAGCCGGGAGTTTCTATCTGCCTGCACCCCAGGCTACTACAACAACGAAGGCGATACCTCCGCTGGTGGACTGTTGGACCAGGTCTACACCCCAGGCATCAATCAGTTTAACGCGATGCTGGCGGAATGGCGCGAAAAGGGCGACCTCGAGGGGCTGCAATTGTACAAGTAGGCAGGTCGAGGACTTGAGCAATTCACGATAACGGGACACCTCGAGCGTCCGGCCTCAAGTTCCAGTTCGATCTATCTCCGCTCGCGCGGTTGACAGGGCGCTGTGATCGGCGAATACGATCGGAAGTGTCCGCTTCCCAAGGAGGACCGTCGTGAAAATCGAATTGAATCACACGATCGTGCCTGCGCATGATAAGGAACAGTCCGCGCGGTTTTATGAAAAAATTTTCGGACTCAAATACGAAGGGCCACTCGGACATTTCGCCCCGATTCGCATCCCGAGTCAGTCACTGAGCCTAGATTTCGACAATCGCAAGTCGTTCCAGCCGCACCACTATGCTTTCAAAGTCGGGGAGCCGGAATTCGATGAGATTTTCAATCGTGTGAAGGCGGAGGGGCTGACCTATGGCAGCGGGCCTTTCACCCCCGAAGACATGAAAATCAACAACTGGAACGGTGGGCGCGGCGTTTATTTCCGCGATCCTAACGGGCATCTCTTGGAACTGCTCACAAGAGATTACAACGCCGAAACTATGCGCGGATAGCGGTGTGCTCCTCGTGCGGGGTCACAGCTCTGGATTCACTCAGAGTCAACCGGTAATGTCTACTGTCTGCCAACAGTAGACAGGTCTTGGCTGGGGGCTTCAAGTCAGGGCGAGGCGGATGGGGAGTACTTAGTCTGCGCCGGACGGGAGCGTGTACACGATGTGGATCGTGAGCAGGCCTCGATTGTCGCCCGGCCGGGTGTGGATGGTCAGTTTGTCCCTGACGGTTCCGTCGGTGAAAGTTCGTTGGTAGAGCTTGCGCGAGGCATTTGCGGTTTTGGGTCCCATGGTGAAGCCGGCCTTCGCGAGATGCGTTTCATAGAAATCCACCGTATCGGGGTAGCTTCGCGGTGCCAGGAATTCGGCCGAGTAGACGCTGCCGCCGGGCCGCGGCCGGGTCGAGGAGAGCAGCGTCGACCTTGGCGGAACAGGAATTCTCGCGTCCCATTTCGGCGGCATCTTCGATGGACCAAAAAAGCTTTGAGCGCCCGCCTGATTCTGCATCGACAGCCAGGCTAAGCCGAGCAGCCCAGCCACAATCAGCACCCGTGCGATCCCTCTCACACTTGCTCCGGACACAAATCCTGCAGATACGTCGATCGAAAAGCAAATGAGCGCGTGATCAACAGGTTACGGAATGTCTGGCACCTTCTTGTCTCCACCAAACCGGCTAGGCTCCAAGCCTAGGAAGGGTGTCCCGCGGCGGCCAAAGCCAGCAATCGAAGGGTGCGTGTGGAAGGTGGGAGCGCGGGACCTGATGGCAATCGCCGCCAACTGGACCTGGCTGAGGCGAGCTGCCTGTGGCGAGGTCGACAGATCGCCAGGAAAACAGCCGGCTTAACCGAACGAGCCGAGGAGCGGAAGCTGGTGATCTGGCTTCTGTTCGCGTTTGCTTACGTTTTCGCCACTGCTTCCTCGGTTTCTGTCTTCCACGACAGGCCTTGGGTCCATGACTTTGGGTCTTGGATAGTGCTCGGATTCGGCATGACGTATGCCGTGCTCAACGGAGTTCTAGAGTCCAGTCGGGTTGCTGAGCCGGACAGCTGTCTAACCGTCGAACTCGATCTCGTTCCCATTGCGTGCAATCGGGGGAGACTGTTTGCCACGGAGTATCCGCTTGAGGCAGTTGAGACTTCGCCGCTGCCAGGCAATGATAACTCGCCTCCGCGCTCCAGGGCCTTCATGGCGAGACCAGCAGCTTCCTCTAGTGGAATTGCTGCACTTTTGCCTGCACCGGCGGGCTAAACCTAGCCTTGGCAAAGCCCACTGAAACGAGCGTAGTTTGGACGTCCTGCGAGCTCGAAAGCGGATACTCACGATGCGCTGCTGGAAGTGCGGTTTCGAAAACCCGGGGGGAATGAAATTTTGCGGACAGTGCACCGCGGCGCTGGCGCTCATCTGCCCCACGTGCCGCTCGGAAAATCCGCCCCAGTTTAAATTCTGCGGCCAATGCACGACACCGCTCGCGTCCGGCACGAGTGCAGCCGGGTCGGCGAAGTCTTCTCCTACCATCGCCAAAGCCGAGGCAACACTTGCGGTTGAGGGTGAGCGCAAGACGGTCACGGTGCTATTCGCCGACATCAAAGGGTCGATGGAGCTCATCGAAGACCTCGATCCCGAGGAAGCCCGCGCCATCATCGATCCTGCGCTTACGCTGATGATCGACGCCGTCCATACCTATGACGGCTACGTCGCCCAATCCACTGGCGACGGCGTGTTCGCGCTGTTCGGCGCTCCCGTCGCGCATGAGGACCATCCACAGCGAGCGTTGTTCGCGGCACTGCGAATGCAGGCCGAAGTCGGACGCTATGCCGAGAAGCTGCGTGCTGAGAAGGGGGTGAATTTGCAGGTGCGGGTCGGTGCCAACACCGGAGAGGTAGTGCTGCGTGAGATTCGAACCGGCGAGAAGCAGACCGAGTACGCGCCGATAGGGCACTCTACTAGCGTCGCAGCCCGCCTCCAGGCGCTGGCGGCACCCGGCTCCATCGCCATCGGCGAACCCCTGCGCAAGCTGGTCGAGGGCTATTTTGCGTTGAAGCCGCTCGGACCGGCACGCATCAAGGGCGTCAGCGGACCACTAGAGATCTATGAAGTCACGGGGCCGGGGTCCCTGCGGACGCGCCTCCAGCGCTCCGCGGCGCGCGGGTACACCAGGTTCATCGGCCGCCAAGGTGAAATGGAAACGATCAAGCACGCCGCCGAGCTGGCGAAGGCTGGGCATGGCCAGATTGTCGCCGCAGTCGCGGAGCCTGGCGTCGGCAAGTCGCGGCTGCTCTACGAGTTCAGGGTCACGCAGCAGTCGGAGTGGATGGTGCTGGAGGCGCTCTCAATCTCGCACGGCAAAGCTTCGGCCTACCTGCCGATGATAGACCTCCTGCACGGCTATTTTGGGATCAGGGCGGACGATGACCTGCGCGCTCGGCGCGAGAAGGTCAACGGCAGAATCGTGACACTCGATCCCACGCTCGAGGATACCCGCGCCTACCTGTTCGGATTGTTGGGACTGGTCGATGGTGAGGATCCACTGGCCGGAATGGACGCGCAGATTCGACGTCAGCGCACGCTCGAAGCGCTTAAACGGATTCTTCTTCGCGAATCGCTCAACCAGCGGTTGATGGTCATCTTTGAGGACTTGCATTGGATCGACGAAGAAACCCAGGCCTTTCTGAACCTGCTCGCGGACTCAATCGGCACCGAGAAGGTGCTCCTGATGGTGAGCTATAGACCTGAGTACTCGCACCCGTGGAGCAGCAAATCATATTACACAGAGCTGCGTCTTGACCCCTTGGGCAGGGAGTCGGCTGGCGAGATGTTCGATACGCTGCTCGGTGTGAACAGCCGGACGATCGATGAGACGCTCTTCGCGCTCAAGCGCCTGGTCGTCGAAAAGACCGAGGGTACTCCACTCTTCATCGAGGAAATCGTCCAGGCACTCGTGGAAGATGGCGCGCTGGTGCGCAACGGAGTGGTCAGGCTCACCCGCTCTCTAGATGCCCTCAAGATCCCCACAACGGTGCAGGCTATTCTCGCGTCGCGCATTGACCGGCTGCCCGCCCGCGAAAAAGAGCTTTTGCAGATACTGGCGGTAATTGGGATCGAGTTTCCGCTCGCGTTGGCTCGCGATGTCACTAAAAAGCCGGTTGATGAACTGAATCAGCTGCTGAACGCCCTGCAGCGCGGTGAGTTCATCCACGAGCGACCGGCGGCAGGCGACGTGGAGTATGCCTTTAAACACTCGCTGACCCAAGAAGTCGCCTACGGATCGGTGCTGCAGGAAAGCCGTAAGGTCATTCACGAGCGCATCGGCCAATCCATCGAAAGACTGTATGCAGATTCGCTCGATGATAAGGTCTCAAACCTGGCCCACCATTATCGCCGGAGCGGCAACACCGAAAAGGCGGTTGCCTACCTCGTTCGTGCCGCGGGTCTGGCATATCAGCGTTCAGCTTTCTCGGCAGCCACTGCATACCTCGAAGAGGCGTTGGAAAGGCTTCAGGCCCTGGCCGATGGTGCGGAACGTGATCGCAAGGAGATGGCAATCCAGTCGGGACTTGGGGACATCGCACTGGTTGCTAAGGGGTACGCCGCCGCTGACTACGAGCGCCACCTG includes the following:
- a CDS encoding alpha/beta hydrolase domain-containing protein; the protein is MPFPWEVAGSSHGPQGMTELMEHKTKRDGVFVNQFGEARPSVVMWSPAADAAIAHLNRWIEGGVPPARQPLIAVSGNPPAIDRDEHGIAKGGVRLPDVQVPTGCNTGYNAGAGLEALVGSTQPFPPAKLKKLYPSHDAYVAKVAAAARAAREAGVILAHAESDYVERAKASTILE
- a CDS encoding alpha/beta hydrolase domain-containing protein; translation: MRSQLGAPPVWDAQPYGSLSHPGDSYSYDIFTQAGRAVGPDRNLAVDPMGGLKVGNLIATGASQSGARIVAYINGISPKERVFDAFLPLIIGGMASGFDDTVLYPNKIFAMPPGELAKLMRPFTKFATT
- a CDS encoding NAD(P)-binding protein produces the protein MGKTEQIPDPGMEFDANALREKYRQERDKRLRPDGSAQYIETTGQFARYFEVDPYIEPGFTREPLTDEIEVAIIGCGFCGLLAGARLHEAGIEGVRVIEAGGDFGGTWYWNRYPGCQCDVESQARDRLVQRRFDEFA
- a CDS encoding VOC family protein; its protein translation is MKIELNHTIVPAHDKEQSARFYEKIFGLKYEGPLGHFAPIRIPSQSLSLDFDNRKSFQPHHYAFKVGEPEFDEIFNRVKAEGLTYGSGPFTPEDMKINNWNGGRGVYFRDPNGHLLELLTRDYNAETMRG
- a CDS encoding adenylate/guanylate cyclase domain-containing protein → MRCWKCGFENPGGMKFCGQCTAALALICPTCRSENPPQFKFCGQCTTPLASGTSAAGSAKSSPTIAKAEATLAVEGERKTVTVLFADIKGSMELIEDLDPEEARAIIDPALTLMIDAVHTYDGYVAQSTGDGVFALFGAPVAHEDHPQRALFAALRMQAEVGRYAEKLRAEKGVNLQVRVGANTGEVVLREIRTGEKQTEYAPIGHSTSVAARLQALAAPGSIAIGEPLRKLVEGYFALKPLGPARIKGVSGPLEIYEVTGPGSLRTRLQRSAARGYTRFIGRQGEMETIKHAAELAKAGHGQIVAAVAEPGVGKSRLLYEFRVTQQSEWMVLEALSISHGKASAYLPMIDLLHGYFGIRADDDLRARREKVNGRIVTLDPTLEDTRAYLFGLLGLVDGEDPLAGMDAQIRRQRTLEALKRILLRESLNQRLMVIFEDLHWIDEETQAFLNLLADSIGTEKVLLMVSYRPEYSHPWSSKSYYTELRLDPLGRESAGEMFDTLLGVNSRTIDETLFALKRLVVEKTEGTPLFIEEIVQALVEDGALVRNGVVRLTRSLDALKIPTTVQAILASRIDRLPAREKELLQILAVIGIEFPLALARDVTKKPVDELNQLLNALQRGEFIHERPAAGDVEYAFKHSLTQEVAYGSVLQESRKVIHERIGQSIERLYADSLDDKVSNLAHHYRRSGNTEKAVAYLVRAAGLAYQRSAFSAATAYLEEALERLQALADGAERDRKEMAIQSGLGDIALVAKGYAAADYERHLTRRQALAERLGNATELFFCLVGISVLSAFRLELARAREIGENLVGLADQASNRGMQLNAHGSLANILWLMGDFIGSRAHSEKVIGLFERFEREEHLGPGEEHFTAACLFYAPLCTANLGFPDVALRQSLEFLTWARRRPRPLPLAFALNCVATLFVWRADGTQALKYFESMLALTAEHGFSNLHSFAQIAHGQALTMLGRTDEAIAGIKDAKAAFEATGATAPGWLYAALGLAYLAARQPAEGMRVVAKALQLGDRTGDAEAKSELYRLKGELSLMLHPTDGAEAEVSFRAAIDTAREQSAKLPELRATMSLARLLRDTSRRDEGGAMLAQVYDWFTEGFDTADLKDAKALLQQLGSATRQPK